The stretch of DNA TTCTCCAAAACAGTTGTTAATAatcaaacttttatttttacaatgattaaaacagtaataaaacAAATTTAGGGTCAAGCACATGACTCGAACCCAGTTCTCTTTGATCTGTCATTTCCAGAGCTCTTCGATATGCAAATATTCTGCACTGCTGATGGCTTTCTCGCTCAGTATTTTAATATCTTGGTGTACCTCCTCAATGCTTCTAGCTGCATCAATCACCTGTAAAAGGTGAACAAAATCAGTGAAGGTTCATTTATCATCTATCCATAGTCATCTTGAGCAGAGCACAATTTACCTTCCAGTTGATTGAGGTATCTTTCCTAAGCTGTTCAAACTTCTGTTGTACGGTCTGCTGGAAAGAGCTGGTCTCGTACCGCTCAGCTCCAAACTCTCCCCGTTCAGCTGCCACAGTTGGGTTCAACTGCAGGAACATCACCAGGTCTGGCTTTGGCAAGCCCACATCAGGATGTTTACACCATTCCAACGAGAAGCCCTGAACAATACAAACACGCATTCATACCTCTGTCCTGATCAAACACAGGTTCCAACAAGCAGGCACTTCTGGCACTCACAGGTTTGGCGCTGGTAAAAGCCACTCCAGAGAAAGCGTAGCGATCCACCACAAGGTTGATTCCCTGCTCCAGCTTCTGTTTAATTAAAGGCCTAAAGAGTTGGTAggataggaaataaataaacatttttttaaagaaaatgtcAATTACTTTAGACatgcatataaataaaaacCAAGATCATAAAAAGCAGCAAGCATCTGTTACAAATATCTAAAATTAGGAAACCAAAACTAATAGTAGTAACAGATGTAAACAGTTGACATTTATATATTAACAACAGTGGTGGTATAACATGGCAAGTTAAAGTACgagtatatatatagtatatagtatatatatagtcatataCGCAGCAGTTAGGTACAGTCAAAAATTATCATGTTTTATTGTACtaagttaaaaaaataagttaaatattttaacagatttaaaagattttatataaataaaaaggcaAATTTAACAAATGCTTGGAACTGCATACTGTAATGAGTCACACATTACTAGAAAGTCTAGTAACAGGCAGTACTTGCTCTTGTACAGAAACAATTAGCATATTAGTCGTGGCAGTTGTTCTCCCATTTATATaaatttgattgcatgttaaaaaaagggaaataaAATGCACCTTTACTGAtaagaaaaaatacataaatatatatgtacatatacacacacacacatatatatacagtggggagaacaagtatttgatacactgctgatttttcaggttttcccacttgcaaagcatgtagaagactgtaatttttatcataggtactcttcaactgtgagtgatggaatctaaaacaaaaatccagaaaaatacattgtatgatttttaaataattaatttccattttattgtgggaaataagtatttgatcatctatcaaccagtaagaattttggctctcacagacatgttacttcttctttaagaagccctcctgttctccactcattacctgtattaactgcacctgtttgaactcgttacctgtataaaagacacctgtccacacactcaatcagtcagactccagcatctccacaatgcccaagaccagagagctttgtaaggacatcagggataaaattgtagacctgcacaaggctgggatgggctacaggacaataggcaagcagcttggtgagaaggcaacaactgttggtgcaattattagaaaatggaagaaatgcaaaataacggataatctccctcggtctggggcgccatgcaagatctcaccttgtggagcatcaatgatcttgaggaaggtgaggaatgagcccagaattacacggcaggacctggtcaatgacctgaatagagctgggaccacagtctcaaagaaaacaatcagtaacactctacgccgtcaaggattaaaatcctgcagtgcacgcaaggtgcccttcctcaagccaacgcatgtcaaagcccgtctgaagtttgcaaatgaccatctgaatgatccagaggaggaatgggagaaggtcatgtggtctgatgagacaaaaatagaactttttggtttaaactccactcgtcatgtttggaggaagaagaatgatgagtacaaccccaagaacaccatcccaaccgtgaagcatggcggtggaaacatcattctttggggatgcttttctgcaaaggggacaggacgactgcaccgtattgtgggaaggatggatggggccatgtatcgtgagattttggccaacaacctccttccctcagtaagagcactgaagatgggtcgtggctgggtctttcagcatgataacgacccaaaacacacagccagggcaactaaagagtggctccgtaggaaacatcttaaggtcctggagtggcctagccagtctccagacctgaatccaatagaaaatctttggagggagcttaaagtccgtgtggcccagcgacagccacgaaacctgaaggctctggaggagatctgtatggaggagtgggccaaaatccctgctgcagtgtgtgcaaaccttgtcaagaactacaggaaactttatatatatatatatatatatatatatatatatatatatatatatatatatatatatatatatatatatacacacacacatatatatatatatatatatatatatatatatatatatatatatatatatatatatatatatatacacacatacacacacatatacatatatacacatatacatatacacacatacacacatatacatacacatatatatacatatacatatacatatatacacatacacacatatacatatacacacatatatatatatatatatatatacacatacacatacatacatatatatatatatacatatacatatacacatacatacatacatatatatatatgcatgcagAGGTGCCAGGATATTCTCATTCAAGTGCTGCTGTTAATATCCTTagttaaagttaaataaaaagGAAGGACTTACACCAACTCCCATCGGTTTGCAGAAAAGAGCAGATGTACAGTGTGGTCCTCCAAGTCGCTCTTTTTCTCAAGATAGGAACTGATAAGTTGTCCAATCTGTGTTGTTCTGTCTGAGCACAGCAGAGAATGCAAAACTTAACAAGGATCTGTAGTAATACAAACAGTGATGTTATGAAATCCTATATTCTTCTGTAATAATCTTTAATCATTTCCCTCCTGTATAATATTCACATAGTACTGTCAAAGGAATACCTgtaaaacctgtattaattaaCCAGCGACTGTTGTGTTGTGAATGTTTTAGGGATGGTGCTCAGACATTCCTGTAGAATTAGAGCGAGGGAATCAGTGTAGAGAAGGCCTATTATTGTAATGCTAGACCTTTCTGTTTGTACACATACAGCCACAGCTCATATACATTATGGTTCCACGCCCTTGATTCACGTATAGTCACTGTCTaatgaaaaccatgcatctcTAAAATAGTAAGTTTACAGCAGAAGGCACAAATTATcctaactttaaatggaagtcaatgtaacatGAGAGTTTATTCTAAATAATTGTATACATTTCCACTGGCTTATTTATCCAGAATTAGTTATACTGTGTAGTTACAGAGCAGCTATGGGGTCCAAACACTGGAGGTAAAAAAATGGgcataaatggagatacatggttttgatTAAATGTCAGCAATATGTGCATAACTACGTTGTAGTTGCTGTAATGGTGACACC from Salminus brasiliensis chromosome 7, fSalBra1.hap2, whole genome shotgun sequence encodes:
- the dtymk gene encoding thymidylate kinase; translation: MTFRRGALIVLEGVDKAGKTTQCKRLVQALQQSGRQAELMRFPDRTTQIGQLISSYLEKKSDLEDHTVHLLFSANRWELVPLIKQKLEQGINLVVDRYAFSGVAFTSAKPGFSLEWCKHPDVGLPKPDLVMFLQLNPTVAAERGEFGAERYETSSFQQTVQQKFEQLRKDTSINWKVIDAARSIEEVHQDIKILSEKAISSAEYLHIEELWK